Proteins co-encoded in one Perca flavescens isolate YP-PL-M2 chromosome 11, PFLA_1.0, whole genome shotgun sequence genomic window:
- the tmem177 gene encoding transmembrane protein 177 encodes MASRFLKYAVLLQKYRTPLMIASCGGVFAANMFHHVLPEVSYRPLYQAWFKGEPVTLSEKLEEVFQQVLKDYGVSSPKNFSAFASFGFHPVGAGVPWLSRAQIGIPANFNSKSDDPSGITNRTIFINGKAVDWSSETGSALQEALVFSLEAQKFAIAREVARLQSGGPVINAAVAPFCLGGVWVYSVLMKQLFGLHAGPPLLRGGVNILALGLGAVSYFLTSDAVSQWIDYSSDRRAAGVSRDYAKGGVEFYDKILSRNKTLRTLMGQKGEEMYAPSGNLFPAHLLKMKHTPYTSRREGILTLLRQEKA; translated from the exons ATGGCGTCTCGCTTCCTCAAGTACGCAGTGCTTCTTCAGAAGTACAGGACTCCGCTGATGATTGCGAGCTGTGGTGGGGTCTTTGCTGCCAACATGTTCCACCATGTCCTCCCTGAAGTGTCCTACCGTCCACTCTATCAGGCCTGGTTCAAAGGAGAACCGGTCACGCTGTCTGAAAAGCTTGAGGAGGTTTTCCAGCAG GTGCTGAAGGATTATGGTGTCAGCTCCCCCAAGAATTTCTCTGCCTTCGCTTCCTTTGGGTTCCATCCGGTTGGTGCTGGTGTCCCTTGGCTTTCAAGGGCCCAAATTGGCATCCCAGCAAACTTTAACAGCAAGTCCGATGATCCAAGCGGAATCACCAACCGCACCATTTTCATCAACGGCAAAGCGGTGGATTGGAGCAGCGAAACTGGCTCAGCGCTCCAGGAggctctggtgttttcccttGAGGCACAGAAGTTTGCCATAGCACGAGAAGTGGCCCGCTTGCAGTCCGGAGGACCTGTGATAAATGCTGCCGTTGCCCCGTTCTGCCTGGGTGGGGTTTGGGTGTACAGCGTGCTAATGAAGCAGTTGTTTGGGCTCCACGCCGGGCCTCCACTACTTCGCGGGGGTGTGAACATTCTGGCGCTGGGGCTCGGCGCCGTGTCCTACTTCCTCACCTCGGATGCCGTCAGCCAGTGGATTGACTATAGCTCAGACCGGCGAGCGGCAGGAGTGTCCCGTGATTATGCCAAAGGAGGGGTGGAGTTTTACGATAAGATTCTGTCCAGAAACAAGACACTGCGCACCCTGATGGGACAGAAGGGAGAGGAGATGTATGCTCCGAGTGGTAACTTGTTTCCTGCTCACCTCCTTAAGATGAAACACACACCGTACACATCTAGGAGGGAAGGGATCCTCACTCTGCTGAGACAGGAAAAAGCTTGA